The sequence GCAGTATGCGGCCGGGCAAGACTGGACCCTCGGCGCGATCGTGGCGGCGGGCCAGGATATCCGTTCCTCGCACTCCGGCGGCGCCATCGACCCCAACCTGCCCCAGGCCGCCTATGAACCGGGCGGCGTCGCCGGCGGCGGTCTCACCGTGTCGGTCGCGCCGCCTGCGCTGAACACGCTGGCGGAGCGGGCGAATTTCGATTGGCTGGATAGCTCGACCACCACCCACACCACCGACCCGGATCACCCGCAATTCCGGGGGCCGACCGCGTCGGGCGGTGCCAAGCCAACCCTTGGCAGCGTCGTCAATCCGGCCTTGGGAGGGCATCAGCGCCTGCCGACCGCGCCGAACCGGGTGGCCTCGTATTTCGAACTGGGGGCGCACGCGGTCAGCGATGGTGGCACCAAGCTGGTGAGTGGCACCCGCGTGGTGTTCGATCCCTTTGCCGGCCGGTATTTCGTGTCCGAGCATTACGCACGGCAATACGAGTTGACCAATGTTCCCGCGGCGACGGCCCACCCATTCTATAACAGCGTGTGGACCGGACTGACCAACATGCTGGCCTCGCCCGCCTATACCGGCGCGGGTCCGGCGGGGCAGGCCACCATGCGGGAGACCGCGTTCGCGCAAATTCTGAAAAGGTTCAACACCTGGGCCGCGGCCAAGGCGGGTTCGGACTAGAGCGGAGTCTTTTCCCGCTGGCTCACCAGCCCAGCATCCCTGTCCTCGCGGAGGCGGGGACCCATGCCCGAGAGGCAAAGACAGAGTCCCGTGTCCTGTGAGAAGCTCTCCGGCATGGGCTGCCGCTTGCGCGGGAGATGGGGCGGGAGAGGGGGGCAACCGTTACCGAAACCGCGCTGGCCGTTTGGTCCCGCCGACCGCTATCCCACCTTGGCATAGCGGACCGCCGCGTCCTGCTCGAACAGATAGAGCAGCACGCGCAGCGCCTGCCCGCGCTCGGTGGCGAGGTCCGGGTCGGTCTCGACGATCAGGCGGGCGTCGTCGCGGGCGACGGGCAGCAGGTCGGCATGGTGTTCCAGATCGGCGAGGCGGAAGGCCGGCAGGCCGCTCTGGCGCGTGCCCAGAACCTCGCCCGCACCCCGCAGCTTCAGGTCCTGCTCGGCGATCTCGAAGCCGTCATCGGTCGCGCGCAGGGTTTCGAGCCGCGCCTTCGCCGTCGCGCCCAGCGGCGGCTGGTAGAGCAGCACGCAGGTGGAGGCCTTGGCGCCGCGCCCGACCCGGCCGCGCAACTGGTGCAACTGCGCCAGACCGAAGCGCTCGGCGTGCTCGATCACCATGATGGTGGCGTCGGGGACGTTGACGCCGACCTCGATCACCGTGGTCGCCACCAGCAATTGCACCGGCCCCTCGGCGAAGGCGTGCATCACCGCCTCCTTGTCGGCGCCGCGCATGCGGCCGTGGATCAGGCCGACCCGCTCGCCGAAGCGCGCATGCAGGGTGGCAAAGCGTTCCTCCGCGGCGGCGAGGTCGACGGTCTCGCTTTCCTCCACCAGCGGGCAGACCCAATAGGCCTTGCCCCCGTTCGCCAGGGTCCGCTCCAGGCCGTCGATGATGTCGGACAGACGATGGGCCGGCACGACCCGCGTGTCGACCGGCTGGCGTCCGGCCGGCTTCTCGGTCAGGCGCGACCAGTCGAGATCGCCATAGGCGGTCAGCATCAGCGTGCGCGGGATCGGCGTCGCGGTCATCACCAGCGTGTGGCAGCCGCCGCCCTCGGCCTTGTCGCTCAGCACCATGCGCTGGTCGACGCCGAAACGGTGCTGCTCGTCCACCACCGCCAGGGTCAGCTTGCGGAAGTGCACGCTTTCCTGCACCAGCGCATGCGTGCCCAGCACCAGCGGCGCCAGCCCGTCGGCAATGTCCTCCAGGATGCGCTCGCGCGCCCGGCCCTTGTCGCGGCCGGTCAGCACCACGGTTTTGAGCCCCAGCTTGAGCGCGATGGGCGCGATGGTCTCGGCGTGCTGGCGCACCAGGATTTCCGTCGGCGCCATCAGCGCCGCCTGGCCGCCGGCGGCCACCGCCTCCAGCATGGCCAGCAGCGCCACCACGGTCTTGCCGCTGCCGACATCGCCCTGCAACAGCCGCTGCATGCGCTGGCCGGAGGCGAGGTCGCCGCCGATCTCCGCCAGCGCCTGGCGCTGCGAGCCGGTCAGTTGGTAGGGCAGCAGGTCGATGGCCTTTGCCGCCAGGTCGCCCGCGGGAATGACCGGCCCCGGCCGGCGTTTCTGCTTCGCCCGCACCAGCACCAACGCCAGCTGGTTCGCCAGCAACTCGTCATAGGCGAGCCGCTGGCGCGCCGGGGTGAGGGGCTCCAGATCCTCCGGCGCCGCCGGCGCGTGCACGCCGCGCACCGCCTCGGCCCAGCCGGGCCAGCCATGGCGCCGTTGCAGCGGCCCGTTCAGCCACTCCGGCAGGTCGGGCACGCCCGCCACCGCCTGGTCGACGGCGCGCCGCAGCGTGCGCGCGGTCAGGCCCGCGGTCAGCGGATAGACCGGCTCGATCAGCGGCAGTTCGTCCGCCTCGTCCGGCGAGACCACATGGTCCGGATGGGTGATCTGGAGCTGGCCGCGATAGTCCTCGACCAGGCCGCTCACCAGCCGTTCCTCGCCCGGCGGCAGCAGCTTTTCCAGATAGGGGCGGGAGGCGTGGAAATAGACCAGCGCGACCTCGCCCGTGGCATCGGCGGCGATGACGCGATAGGGCTGGCGCCGGTTGGGGCTCGGCTGGTGGCCGACCACCCGCAGGCGCAGCGTGGCGAGCCGGCCGGGTTCGGCCTCGATCACTTTCGGCTGGTAGCGCCGGTCGACCACGCCGGTCGGCGGCAGGAACACCAGGTCGCGCACGCGCTCGCCCGCCACTTTCGCGATCAGCGGCGCGATTTTCGGCCCGACGCCTTTCAGGCTGCCGACCGTGCGGAACAGGGGGAACAGGATTTCGGGACGCATGGCGCCAGTCTAGGCGAGAGCGCGCCTGGGCAACAGGGCAGGGCGATCGCCCGCACGCAAAAAAAACCGCCGGCTGCGGCAGGGCGCAACCGGCGGTTCGGCCTTCGCTGCGAGCGGGCCTATTCGACGTGAATGATGTCGCCGAACAGCACCCAGCGGTCGCCCTTGAACTCGGAGAGCTGCTCGGACTGGATGGTCTTGAAATCCGTCGGGCTGGTGGTGACCAGAATGCCCGGGATGATCATCGGCAACTGCAGGTCCTTGATGTTGGCCGCGCACTTCATCAGGCCCGGCCGGCTCAGGTCGTCACAGTTTTCCAGCATGGCCGTCAGCAGCGTGCCCAGGCTGTGGCCATAGGCATAGTTCACGTCGCTGCGGTCGGCATTCGGGAAATAGCCGTCCATGAACTTGGACCATTCCTTGTAGCCCTCGGTGTCCTGCCACTGCGGGTCGGTCGGGTCGCGCTGGTACTGGGCCGTGATCAGGCCCTGCGAGCATTCCAGGCCCGCCGGCTTCATCACCGCGCCGACCGAGGACGACACGTTGTTGATCAGGTGCAGCGGCTTCCAGCCGATTTCGCAGGCCTTCTTGATCGCCTGGGCCGCGAATTTCGGCGTCGAGATGTTCATGAACACGTTCGCGCCGCTGGCGGCCATCTCCAGCACCTGGGCGTCGATGGTCGGGTCGGTCACCTCGTAGGGCAGGTTCTTGACCACCATCTGCTCGGCCTTGTCGCCCAGCCCTTTCAGGAAGCCGTCGCGATAGTCTTTGCCGTAGTCGTCATTCTGGTAGATGATGGCGATCTTCGGGTTCTCGATATTGTCGAGAACGTATTTCGCGTAAATCAGACCCTCGACGTCGTAGCCCGGCTGGAAGCCGATGGTCCACGGATACTTCTCCGGATGGGCCCATTTGGATGCGCCCGTCGCGACGAACATCTGCGGCACCTTCTTCGCGTTCATATAGCGGTGCACGGCAGAGTTGGTCGGGGTGCCGACGGAGCCGGCGACCATCGCAACTTCGTCCTGCTCCACCAGCTTGCGGGTCTGCTCGACGGTGCGCGGCGGGCTGTAGCCGTCGTCCAGGCTGATGAACTCCACCTGGCGGGTCTTGCCATCCTTGCTGGTGATGCCGCCCTTGTCGTTCACCATTTTGAAATAGGCGGCAACGGTCTTGCCGATCACGCCATAGGCCGACGCCGGCCCGGAATAGGGGCTGGTGTTGCCGATCTTGATCGTGGTGTCGGTCACGCCGACGGTCTGCGCGAATGCGCCGGGGATAACGAAAGCGGACAAGGCCGCGGCAGCCAAACAGGCTTTCAACCGCATTTGAGGCTCCCTGATGTTTCGGGCAAAACGAACGCATACCCCATTGTGCATTGGGTATGCTGGGGCACACGTGTATCACCCATGCCCCGGATTCGTCTACGCGCATAAACGCCCGGTCGGACGGTCGCCACTTATGGCGACCGTCCGATCAGCAAGCCTTCCGGTAACGGTGAAGTGCTATTTTTTCGAGGCGTCGATGACGTCGCCGAACAGCACCCACTTTTCGCCGTCGAACTTTGACAACTGTTCCGCCTGCACGGGGTAGAAGTCGGTCGGGCTGGTGTTCACCTTGATGCCCGGCAGCACCATCGGCAGCTCGAAGTCCTTGATGTTGGCGGCACAGGCCATGATGCCGGGCCGGCTGAGATCGGCGCAGTTTTCGAGGACGTGCTTCAGCAGGGTCGAGGCGTTATACGCATAGGCGTAGTTTGCGTCGCCGCGGTCGCCGTCCGGCATGTTCTTGTCCATCCAGGCCGACCATTCCTTGTAGCCCGCGGTCGTTTCCCACTGCGGATCGGTCGGGTCTTTCAGCCACTGGGCGGTGATCAGGCCCTTGGAGCAGTCCAGGCCGGCCGGCTTCAGCGTCGCGCCCACCGAGGAGGACACGTTGTTCAGCAGATGCAGCGGCTTCCAGCCGATCTCGCAGGTTTTCTTGATCGCCTGCGCCGCGAATTTCGGGATGGAGACGTTGAAGAAGACGTTGGCGCCGCTCGATGCCAGTTCCAGCACCTGGGAATCGACGGTCGGGTCGGTCACCTCATAGGGCAACATCTTGACCACCAGGTCCTTCTTGTCGCCCAACCCGCGCAGGAAGCCGTCGCGGTAGTCTTTGCCGTAATCGTCGTTCTGGTAGAGGATCGCGATCTTGGGGTCCTTCACGTGTGACAGCGCATAGTTGGCGTAGATCTCGCCCTCCACGTCGTAGGTGGGCTGGAAGCCCATGGTCCACGGGAATTCCTTCGGATGGCCCCATTTCGAGGCGCCGGTCGCGACGAACAGCTGCGGCACCTTCTTCGCGTTCATGTAACGGTGGATGGCGGAATTGGTCGGCGTGCCGAGCGTGTTGAACGTGAAGGCGACCTGGTCCTGTTCCACCAGCTTGCGGATCTGCTCCACCGTGCGCGGCGGGCTGTAGCCGTCGTCCAGCGACAGGAACTCGACCTTGCGGGTCTTGCCGTCCTTGCTGGTCAGACCGCCCGCCGCATTCACTTCTTTCCAGAACGCCTGATGCGTCTTGCCGATGACGCCGTATGCGGACGCGGGCCCGGAATAGGGGCTGGTATTGCCGATCTTGATCGTGGTGTCGGTCACGCCGACGGTCTGCGCCTGTACGCCGAACGACGCCAGAACGGCTACGCCGACGGACGTCAAAAGGGCCTTGAGTTGCATCAGCAACCTCCCGGATGTTTTGCCTCGTATTTGCTTTCGGCACGCATCCCGCTCTGTGTCGGGTAGGCATGCCGGGCAACTCTAGCCGGCAATATTGGGCCCGTCTATGCAAGAAAAAGGCGGCAACCCAGTGGGTTACCGCCCGAATTTTTGAGACGACAATGTGTGTTACTTGGATGCGTCGATGATGTCGCCGAACAGTTGCCAAGTGGTGCCGTCAAATCGCGAAAGTTGTTCGGCCTGGATCGGGTAGAAGTCGGTCGGACTGGTGTTGACCTTGATGCCCGGCAAGATCATCGGCAGTTGGATGTCTTTCAGGTTGGCGGCGCAGGCCATGATGCCCGGGCGGCTCCAGTCCTCGCACTGTTCCAGCATGATCTTCAAGAGCGTCGACACATTGTAGGCAAAGGAATAGCTGGCATCGCCGATATCCGCGTTCGGCATTTCCGTCTGCATGAAATGCAGCCATTCCTTGAAGCCGGGATCGTTCTTCTCCGCCCATTGCGGGTCGGTCGGGTCCTTCAGATACTGGGCCGTGATCAGCCCCTTGGAGCATTCCAGGCCCGCCGGCTTCAGCACGGAACTGACCGAGGTGGAGACGTTGTTCAGCAGTTGCAGCGGCTTCCAGTCGATCTCGCAGGCCTTCTTGATCGCCTGGGCCGCGAATTTCGGCGTGGTCACGTTGAAAAAGACGTTGGCGCCGCTCGCCGCCAGTTCCAGGATCTGGGCGTCGATGGTCGGGTCGGTCACCTCATAGGGCAACATCTTGATGACCAGGTCTTTCTTGTCGCCCAGCCCCTTCAAGAAGCCGTCGCGATAGTCTTTGCCGTAATCGTCATTCTGGTAAAGGATGACGATTTTCGGGTCTTTGACGTGATCCAATGCGTATTTGGCGTAGATCTCACCCTCGACATTGTAGGTCGGCTGAAATCCCATGGTCCAGGGGAACTTCTCCGGATGGCCCCATTTCGAGGCACCGGTGGAAACGAACAGCTGCGGCACCTTCTTGGCGTTCATGTAGCGGTGGATCGCCGAGTTGGTCGGCGTGCCCAGCGTGTTGAAGGTGAAGGCCACATGGTCCTGTTCCACCAGCTTGCGGACCTGTTCCACCGTGCGCGGCGGGCTGTAGCCATCGTCCAGCGAGATGTAATCGATCTTGTGGCCGCGGATACCGCCATTGCGGTTGACCATGTTGAAATAGGCGGTTTCCAACTGGCCGATCACGCCATAGGCCGAGGCCGGACCGGAATAGGGCATGGTGTTGCCGATTTTGATGGTGGTGTCGGTCACCCCCACCATCTGGGCGCTGGCCGTAGCCGCGAGCAAGCCCGCGGCCAGGGCCGCCAACGCAGTGCGTATAACCATCGTGAGGATCTCCCTTTTTTCAAACGATCGATCGTTAACGATTGTCGTGGCTTCTGCGTCGGCCGGTGTGGCGCAGAACGGTCTGATTCTATCCGGCCATCCTTCGCTTCACCCACGCCAAGCCACGCTCGACACCGCCCCAGACCCCGAATGGAATGAAATAGATGATCAGGATCAAGAAGATGCCGAAAAGTGCCCACGGTGGCGGCAGCCACCCATGGGCCAGACGCAGATCCTGGGCCCAGTTCGGCATGAAGACGATGAACAGGCCCCCGAAAATTGCGCCGGGGATCGAGACGATACCGCCGACCACCGACCCTACCAGAATATAGACGGCAACAAAGAAGTTAAAGGCATCCGGCGAGACGAACTCGCTCGCATAGGTGAACAGCGCGCCGCCGATGCCGGCATACATGGCGCTCAGGCCGAACGTGGTCGTTTTGACCAGCGGCATGTTGATGCCCATGGTCTTGGCGGCAATCGGGTTGTCGCGAATGGCCATCATCGCCCGGCCCGACCGGCTGTGCAGGATGCACCAGGTGACGACCATCAGGAACAGCATGATCGCCAGCGCCACGTAATAGAGCGACTGGTCGGGGCTGAGGCCGGCGAAAATCGGCTCCGGCTTCGGCACGAAAATGCCCTGCACGCCGCCGGTCGCCTCTTCGAAGGCATCGAATTTCAGCAATTGCGGCGTGGCCACCGCCAGCGCGAAGGTGGCCAGGGCCAGATACAGACCCTCCAGCCGCAGCGCCGGCAGGCCGAACAGGAAGCCGAACACGAACGAGACCGCCGCGGCAAAGACGATGCTCTCGTACGGTCCCCACCCGAAATGTTCGATCATGATGGCAGACGCATAGGCGCCAGCGGCAAAGAACGCGCTGTGGCCGACCGAGAACTGGCCATTATAGCCCGTCAGCACGTTCAGGCCGAGCATGGCCACACCCCAGGCCATGGCCAGGGTGAACTGATAGGTGACGAAGTCGGGGACCAGGAACGGCACGACAATGCCGACGGCCACCGCGATGAGAAAGCCGATCAGAAGCGTCGGCGTAATGGGATTGGGACGCGCCATCGTTCGCTACACCCTCTTCACGACGACGCGGCCGAACAGGCCCGCCGGTTTCACCAACAAGACGCCGACGATCATGATCAGCGCGAAGGTCAGCTTCAACTCGCTGCCGCCCGGCACGTACTGGCCGACCCAGTTTTCGAGCACGCCGATGATCAGGCCGCCCATCACCGCGCCGAACGGGGTCGAGACGCCGCCCAGCAAGGCGCCGGCAAAGCCATAGAGCAGCACGCCGCTCATCATGTTCGGCTCCAGATAGACGATCGGCGCCACCAGCACGCCGCCAATGGCACCGACAGCGGCGGCCAGGCCCCAGCCCAGCGCCAGCATCCAGCTCACCGACACGCCGACCAGCCGGGCGGAGTCCGGGTTCGCGGCGGCGGCGCGCATGGCCAGGCCCACCCGCGTGAAGCGGAAGAACAGGAAGATCAGGAACAGCACCACCAGCGTCAGCACGATCACGCCCAGATTGTGCGGGCCGATCAGGTCGGACTGGAAGCCCAGGTCCGACGGAAACACGCTGGGGAAGGGCTTGATGGTGAATTCCCAGATCCAGCCGGCGACATTGTTCAAAATCACCAGCAGGCCGATGAACACGATGATCTGGTTGAAGATCGGTGCGTTTTCCACCGGCTTGATGATCACCCGTTCGATGATCACGCCGGCGATGAACGACACCACCACGGTGGCGATCAAGGCCAGCCAGACCGGCGCACCCAGCCCGAGGAAGGTCCAGGCGACGAAGGTCGAGAACATCGCCATTTCGCCCTGGGCGAAATTGAAGTGGTCGGTCGCCTGGTAGATCATCACCACGGCCAGGGCCACGCACGAATAGATCGAGCCAATCGCCAGCCCGGCCAGGGTCAATTGAAAGAATAAGTCCATGGTCTCCCGCCCCTAATAGCCGAGATAGCTCTTGCGCACGTTTTCATCGTCGCGGATGACGTGGCTTTCGCCCGACATCACCACCTCGCCCGTTTCCAGAAGATAGGCGTGGTCGGCCAGGTTCAGCGCGATATTGGCGTTCTGCTCCACCAGCAGCATGGAGGTTCCCTCCTGCTCGCGGATCCGCTTCATGATGCCGTAGATTTCCTGGACGATCAGCGGCGCGAGGCCGAAGCTCGGTTCGTCCAGCAGCATCAGCCGCGGCCGCAGCATCAGCGCCCGGCCGATGGCCAGCATCTGCTGCTCGCCGCCGGACAGCGTGCCCGCCTGTTGCTTCTGCCGCTCGCGCAGACGCGGGAAATACTCGTAGACCCGCTCGATATCGGCCAGGATTTCGCGTTTGTTGCTGCGGGTATAGGCGCCGAGCTGAAGGTTTTCCTCCACCGACTGGCGCACGAAGGTGCCGCGGCTTTCCGGGACGTGGGCGATGCCCAGTTGCACCACCTTTTCCGTCGCCATGCCGGTGAGGTCGCGGCCGTCGAAGCGGATTTCGCCGTCGGTCCGCACCATGCGCGAGATGGCGCGCAGCGTCGTGGTCTTGCCGGCGCCGTTCGCCCCCAGAATGGTGGTGATCGACCCTTCGTCCAGTTCGAAGTCGATGCCGTGCAGCGCCTCGACCTGGCGGTAATAGGCTTTGAGCCCTTTGACTTCCAAGAATGCCATCAGTCCGCCGTCCCCAGATAGGCCTCGATCACCTTCGGATCGCGCTGCACCTCCGCCGGCGTGCCGTCGGCTATCTTGCGGCCGAAGTCGATGGCGACGACCTTGTCCGACACCTGCATGACCAGGCTCATATGGTGCTCGACCAGCAGCACGGTGATGCCGCGCTCGTCCCGCACCTGGCGGATCTGGTCCTTGAGATGATCCAGTTCCTCGTGGTTCAGGCCGCCCGCCGGTTCGTCCAGCAGCAGCAATTGCGGCTGGCTCGCCAGGGCACGCGCCATCTCGACCCGTTTCTGATAGGGGAAGGGCAGGGAGCCCACCGGCGTGTTCACCACGTCCGTCAGGTCCATGAACTCGATCAGTTCCATGGACTGGGCCATCAATTCCCGCTCTTCCCGGTTGACCCAGGGCAGGCGGAAAGCGTTGGCGAGGAAGCCGCTATTGGTGTGGCAATGGCCGCCGATCATGACATTGTTCAACACCGACAGGGTCGGGAACAGCGCCAGGTTCTGAAACGTTCGACCGATGCCGAGCGATGCGATCTTGTCCGCGCCCGTGCCCAGGATCGATTGACCCTCGAACAGGATGTCGCCCTCGTTCGGGGTGTAGAGGCGGGACAGGCAGTTGAACAGCGTGGTCTTGCCAGCGCCGTTCGGGCCGATCAGGCCGACGATATCGCCTTTCGGGATGTCGAATGCGACCCCGTCCAGGGCGACGATGCCGCCGAAGCGGACCACTACGTCGCGCACTTCGAGGAGCGCTGCCATCACTGCCCCTCCCACAACGCCCACACCGGGCGCATGAACAGCGCGCCGGCCGTGTTTCGAGCCGATGTCAACGATTAACCTCCCATTGTGACTTTATCGGATGCGGAGAGGCCGCAGCCGGGTTGCCAGGGTCACGAGCAACCGTCGTTCTGTGCTAGCGGAATGGTCACAGCCATGCAACGGCGTTTCTGCCCGCGGCGGTCGACGCGCCCCACCGTCGGGCGCGCGGCGTCGAAGCCCCGCCTCAGCGCCCCAGACGCGCTTCGGAACCGCGGTTTCCCGGGTTTCGGCAAAGGAAAGCGGTACTATGTTGCGCAAATTACAAAGGGGATAATGCCACGGACGGAGCATGTTGGCGGCTCTGCCCGGCTGGCGGGGCTGAGCCGCCTTCGATGCCGGGGCATGCGGCTTGCATTGCGGTTGTCGCGCCTGGGAACCGGTCGCGGTGTGCGACGTCAAATCCCAGGAACGTTTCGCCCGCCGACGGCGGCGGCCCGGCCACTGACAAAGCCGTGGGCGGCTCGGGCGCTGCTCGGATGCGTTGGTCCTCGCCCCGACCGACGCCGCCGATGCGGTCCTCGGCCGGGCTGCGGCTGCGTTCCCCGTCTTGCCACCCAACCCGCGGCAACCCTATGTTTGTCGGTAACACGGTGCCGCTGAACCTGGCGTGCGGCGGGCCTTTCCGACGCCGTGTGCCGGCGCGTTTCGCCTCCCGCCGTTCCGAGTTCTCCCATGAATGATGCGTCGCCCATCGCTTCCCGCCCGGCACAACCCGCCGCAGAAGACGGCTTGCCGCGCCCGCGCCGGATCTGGGCGATTGCCGCGATCTCGTTCGGAACCGCGCTGTTCGTCGTGGACGGCACCATCGCCAACGTGGCGCTGCCGACGATCGCGCACGATCTGGGGACGGATCTTGCCGCCGTCGTCAGCGTCGTCACGGTCTATCAGTTGATCATGGTGATGGGGCTGCTGCCCTTCGCGAACCTGGGGGAGCGGATCGGGCTGCGGCGCCTCTATCAGTTGGGGCAGCTGGTCTTCATGCTGGGCTCCGGCCTGGCGCTGTTGGCGCACAGCCTGCCGATCCTGTTGGGGGTCAGGGCGATCCAGGCGCTGGGTGCGGGTATGGCGCTCAGCGTGTCCAGCGCGCTGATCCGGCAAACCTATCCCCGCTCGCGCCTGGGCAGCGGCCTCGGCATTAACAGCGTGATCGTCGCGTCCTCCAATGCGCTGGCGCCGGTGTTGGGCGGCTTCCTGGTCGCGCATGGCGACTGGCACTGGCTGTTTGTCGCTGGCGTGCCGCTGGCGGTGGCGTCGCTGTTGCTCGGCCGGACCTTGCCCGACCCGGTGCGGGGTCAAACGCCGCTCGACCCGCTCGCGGCGCTGTGGAGTGCCGTGGGCTTCGGATTGTTGATCGGCGGCATCGAGTATACCACCCATGGCGGGCCGGTGGCCGCCGGGACGGTAGCGTCGCTGCTGGGAGCCGTGGCGCTGATGCTGCTGGCGCGGCGCGAGGGCCGGCACAGGGCGCCGGTGCTGCCCGTGGATCTGGTGCGCGACCCGGCCATCGGCCTGTCGAGCCTCGCCGCGGTGCTGGGGTTTCTGGGTGCTGCCGGGCTGATGGTGGCGCTGCCCTTCCGCTTGCAGGAGGCGATGCACTATTCGCCCGATGACGCCGGCCTGATGATCATGGCCTTCCCGCTGACAATGCTGGTGGTCTCGCCCCTGGCCGGTTGGCTGTCGGACCGGGTGCGGGCCGCGCTGCTGGGCGCGGTCGGGCTCGCGGTTGCCTGTTGTGGCTTCGCCCTGGTGGCCTTCCTGCCGACGACGGCGGGCGCCTTCGATCTGAGCTGGCGTCTGGTCGTGGCGGCGACGGGCCTCGGCCTGTTTTTCGCGCCGAATGCGCGCATGATCGTCGGCCGCGCCCCGCACTCCCGAGCGGCTGCCGCGGGCGCGTTGCTGTCCACCGGGCGGTTGCTGGGCCAGACGCTGGGCGCCGCCGGGGTCGGCGTGTTGCTCAGCATGGGGGCCGGTCTGGGGCCGACCCCCATGCTGATCGGCATTGGGCTCGAAGCCATCGCCGCATTGTGCATTGTCAGCCAGTTCTGGATCGTCGGGCAACGCACCCCGTCTTACGTGAAGTCCTGACGGGGGAACCCGCGAACCGGGGAACCGGCGAACCGGCGCGGCGCGCCTTACTCCGCTGCGACGCTGCTGGCCTCGACCAGCGGGATGCCGTCGACGCGGGTTTCGCCCTTCAGGTTGTCGACCGTCACATGGGTGTCGTACCAGGTGAGGCGGGGTTTGACGCCGAAGCGCTCGGTCAGGCTGGCCAGCAATTTGTCCGTGTACCAGGCCTCTGCGGCGGCGCGGCTCTCCCAGAGATAGACGCCGCCGGCGCCGGTCTCGCCGTTCAGATAGTCCTTGCGGATCAATCCCTTGGCTGCCAGCCCGCGATAGGTCGGGGCCGACGCGGTGCCGCTGGCAACCGCTTGTTCCGGCGTGCGTTTCGGCAGGTCGAACTGGACGATGACGATGCATTGGCTCATGGGG comes from Alphaproteobacteria bacterium and encodes:
- a CDS encoding branched-chain amino acid ABC transporter permease; the encoded protein is MARPNPITPTLLIGFLIAVAVGIVVPFLVPDFVTYQFTLAMAWGVAMLGLNVLTGYNGQFSVGHSAFFAAGAYASAIMIEHFGWGPYESIVFAAAVSFVFGFLFGLPALRLEGLYLALATFALAVATPQLLKFDAFEEATGGVQGIFVPKPEPIFAGLSPDQSLYYVALAIMLFLMVVTWCILHSRSGRAMMAIRDNPIAAKTMGINMPLVKTTTFGLSAMYAGIGGALFTYASEFVSPDAFNFFVAVYILVGSVVGGIVSIPGAIFGGLFIVFMPNWAQDLRLAHGWLPPPWALFGIFLILIIYFIPFGVWGGVERGLAWVKRRMAG
- a CDS encoding ABC transporter substrate-binding protein — translated: MQLKALLTSVGVAVLASFGVQAQTVGVTDTTIKIGNTSPYSGPASAYGVIGKTHQAFWKEVNAAGGLTSKDGKTRKVEFLSLDDGYSPPRTVEQIRKLVEQDQVAFTFNTLGTPTNSAIHRYMNAKKVPQLFVATGASKWGHPKEFPWTMGFQPTYDVEGEIYANYALSHVKDPKIAILYQNDDYGKDYRDGFLRGLGDKKDLVVKMLPYEVTDPTVDSQVLELASSGANVFFNVSIPKFAAQAIKKTCEIGWKPLHLLNNVSSSVGATLKPAGLDCSKGLITAQWLKDPTDPQWETTAGYKEWSAWMDKNMPDGDRGDANYAYAYNASTLLKHVLENCADLSRPGIMACAANIKDFELPMVLPGIKVNTSPTDFYPVQAEQLSKFDGEKWVLFGDVIDASKK
- the recG gene encoding ATP-dependent DNA helicase RecG, which produces MRPEILFPLFRTVGSLKGVGPKIAPLIAKVAGERVRDLVFLPPTGVVDRRYQPKVIEAEPGRLATLRLRVVGHQPSPNRRQPYRVIAADATGEVALVYFHASRPYLEKLLPPGEERLVSGLVEDYRGQLQITHPDHVVSPDEADELPLIEPVYPLTAGLTARTLRRAVDQAVAGVPDLPEWLNGPLQRRHGWPGWAEAVRGVHAPAAPEDLEPLTPARQRLAYDELLANQLALVLVRAKQKRRPGPVIPAGDLAAKAIDLLPYQLTGSQRQALAEIGGDLASGQRMQRLLQGDVGSGKTVVALLAMLEAVAAGGQAALMAPTEILVRQHAETIAPIALKLGLKTVVLTGRDKGRARERILEDIADGLAPLVLGTHALVQESVHFRKLTLAVVDEQHRFGVDQRMVLSDKAEGGGCHTLVMTATPIPRTLMLTAYGDLDWSRLTEKPAGRQPVDTRVVPAHRLSDIIDGLERTLANGGKAYWVCPLVEESETVDLAAAEERFATLHARFGERVGLIHGRMRGADKEAVMHAFAEGPVQLLVATTVIEVGVNVPDATIMVIEHAERFGLAQLHQLRGRVGRGAKASTCVLLYQPPLGATAKARLETLRATDDGFEIAEQDLKLRGAGEVLGTRQSGLPAFRLADLEHHADLLPVARDDARLIVETDPDLATERGQALRVLLYLFEQDAAVRYAKVG
- a CDS encoding branched-chain amino acid ABC transporter permease; this translates as MDLFFQLTLAGLAIGSIYSCVALAVVMIYQATDHFNFAQGEMAMFSTFVAWTFLGLGAPVWLALIATVVVSFIAGVIIERVIIKPVENAPIFNQIIVFIGLLVILNNVAGWIWEFTIKPFPSVFPSDLGFQSDLIGPHNLGVIVLTLVVLFLIFLFFRFTRVGLAMRAAAANPDSARLVGVSVSWMLALGWGLAAAVGAIGGVLVAPIVYLEPNMMSGVLLYGFAGALLGGVSTPFGAVMGGLIIGVLENWVGQYVPGGSELKLTFALIMIVGVLLVKPAGLFGRVVVKRV
- a CDS encoding ABC transporter substrate-binding protein, coding for MVIRTALAALAAGLLAATASAQMVGVTDTTIKIGNTMPYSGPASAYGVIGQLETAYFNMVNRNGGIRGHKIDYISLDDGYSPPRTVEQVRKLVEQDHVAFTFNTLGTPTNSAIHRYMNAKKVPQLFVSTGASKWGHPEKFPWTMGFQPTYNVEGEIYAKYALDHVKDPKIVILYQNDDYGKDYRDGFLKGLGDKKDLVIKMLPYEVTDPTIDAQILELAASGANVFFNVTTPKFAAQAIKKACEIDWKPLQLLNNVSTSVSSVLKPAGLECSKGLITAQYLKDPTDPQWAEKNDPGFKEWLHFMQTEMPNADIGDASYSFAYNVSTLLKIMLEQCEDWSRPGIMACAANLKDIQLPMILPGIKVNTSPTDFYPIQAEQLSRFDGTTWQLFGDIIDASK
- a CDS encoding ABC transporter substrate-binding protein yields the protein MRLKACLAAAALSAFVIPGAFAQTVGVTDTTIKIGNTSPYSGPASAYGVIGKTVAAYFKMVNDKGGITSKDGKTRQVEFISLDDGYSPPRTVEQTRKLVEQDEVAMVAGSVGTPTNSAVHRYMNAKKVPQMFVATGASKWAHPEKYPWTIGFQPGYDVEGLIYAKYVLDNIENPKIAIIYQNDDYGKDYRDGFLKGLGDKAEQMVVKNLPYEVTDPTIDAQVLEMAASGANVFMNISTPKFAAQAIKKACEIGWKPLHLINNVSSSVGAVMKPAGLECSQGLITAQYQRDPTDPQWQDTEGYKEWSKFMDGYFPNADRSDVNYAYGHSLGTLLTAMLENCDDLSRPGLMKCAANIKDLQLPMIIPGILVTTSPTDFKTIQSEQLSEFKGDRWVLFGDIIHVE